Proteins encoded by one window of Streptococcus suis S735:
- the rfbB gene encoding dTDP-glucose 4,6-dehydratase, with protein MSQFKNIIVTGGAGFIGSNFVHYVYNNHPDVHVTVLDKLTYAGNKANLEAILGDRVELVVGDIADAELVDKLAAKADAIVHYAAESHNDNSLNDPSPFIHTNFIGTYTLLEAARKYDIRFHHVSTDEVYGDLPLREDLPGHGEGPGEKFTAETNYNPSSPYSSTKAASDLIVKAWVRSFGVKATISNCSNNYGPYQHIEKFIPRQITNILAGIKPKLYGEGKNVRDWIHTNDHSTGVWAILTKGRMGETYLIGADGEKNNKEVLELILEKMGQPKDAYDHVTDRAGHDLRYAIDASKLRDELGWTPQFTDFSQGLEETIQWYTDNQDWWKAEKEAVEANYAKTQEVIK; from the coding sequence ATGTCTCAATTTAAAAATATTATCGTGACTGGTGGAGCTGGTTTCATCGGTTCAAACTTTGTACACTATGTATATAACAATCATCCAGACGTTCACGTAACTGTTTTGGATAAACTTACTTATGCAGGAAACAAGGCTAACTTGGAAGCTATTCTTGGTGACCGTGTTGAGCTGGTTGTTGGCGACATTGCAGATGCTGAGTTGGTTGACAAATTGGCTGCTAAGGCAGATGCCATCGTTCACTATGCGGCAGAAAGCCACAACGACAACTCTCTCAACGATCCAAGCCCATTTATCCATACCAACTTTATCGGTACTTACACTTTGCTTGAAGCGGCTCGTAAATACGACATCCGTTTCCACCATGTATCGACCGACGAAGTATACGGTGACCTTCCTTTGCGTGAAGATTTGCCAGGTCATGGCGAAGGTCCAGGCGAGAAATTTACTGCGGAAACCAACTATAACCCGTCATCACCTTACTCATCAACCAAAGCTGCTTCAGACTTGATTGTCAAAGCATGGGTGCGTTCATTTGGTGTCAAAGCAACTATCTCAAACTGTTCAAACAACTACGGTCCTTACCAACACATCGAGAAATTTATCCCACGCCAAATCACCAATATCTTGGCAGGTATTAAGCCAAAACTTTACGGTGAAGGTAAAAACGTCCGTGACTGGATTCATACCAACGACCACTCGACAGGTGTTTGGGCAATTTTGACAAAAGGCCGTATGGGTGAAACTTACCTAATCGGTGCTGACGGTGAGAAGAACAACAAAGAAGTGCTTGAATTGATTCTTGAAAAAATGGGTCAACCAAAAGATGCTTACGACCACGTGACTGACCGTGCAGGACACGATTTGCGCTATGCTATTGACGCAAGCAAACTTCGTGACGAGCTTGGTTGGACACCACAATTCACAGACTTCTCTCAAGGTTTGGAAGAGACTATCCAGTGGTATACAGATAACCAAGACTGGTGGAAAGCTGAAAAAGAAGCTGTTGAAGCCAACTATGCTAAGACACAGGAAGTTATTAAATAA